From Fundulus heteroclitus isolate FHET01 chromosome 5, MU-UCD_Fhet_4.1, whole genome shotgun sequence, a single genomic window includes:
- the ccr7 gene encoding C-C chemokine receptor type 7 isoform X1, which yields MTATGGQGLLPAVITQIIDIKNAENSTSMEDLDYSFPSQDYSDFPVVCNKESNRQFRRWFIPVFYTIICLLGVAGNLLVIATVFYFKRLKNMTDVYLLNLSFADLLFALSLPFWAGNSMAEWVLGLFVCKAMHSIYKVSFYSSMFFLSLISVDRYFAIARAVSTHGLRSKAVFVSKVSSTLSWVLALICSLPEMLYTNISNNTCSPFSTTNDQLRVGFQASQIVLGFCFPLLFMSFCYTCIIRTLCHARGFERNKAIKVILAVVVVFLVSQVPYNIVLFWTTVVIGSGGTKICSYDNSLLFATDITQYVAFLRCCLNPFVYAFIGTKFRLDVLKLLKDFGCMSQERFYRYTCGRRRSSAGLDTETTTSFAPKFTLPSSKDLAMD from the exons ATGACTGCCACCGGCG gccaaGGGCTTCTACCAGCAGTGATAACACAAATCATCGATATAAAG AATGCAGAAAACTCCACATCCATGGAGGATTTGGATTACTCATTTCCCTCCCAGGATTACTCCGACTTTCCTGTGGTCTGCAACAAGGAGTCAAACCGGCAGTTTCGTCGTTGGTTTATACCCGTCTTCTACACCATCATCTGCTTGCTGGGGGTGGCTGGGAACCTGCTGGTCATCGCCACCGTCTTCTACTTCAAGCGCCTCAAGAACATGACGGATGTCTACCTGCTCAACCTGTCCTTCGCCGACTTGCTCTTCGCCCTCTCGCTCCCCTTCTGGGCGGGGAACTCCATGGCGGAGTGGGTGCTGGGGCTGTTTGTGTGCAAAGCCATGCACAGCATCTACAAGGTCAGCTTCTACAGCAGCATGTTCTTCCTCTCGCTCATCAGCGTCGACCGCTACTTCGCCATCGCCAGGGCCGTCTCCACCCACGGCCTCCGCTCGAAGGCCGTCTTCGTGAGCAAGGTGTCGTCCACTCTCAGCTGGGTTTTGGCGCTGATCTGCTCCCTGCCAGAAATGCTGTACACCAACATCAGCAACAACACCTGCTCTCCGTTCTCCACCACCAACGACCAGCTCCGGGTGGGCTTCCAGGCCAGCCAGATCGTCTTGGGTTTCTGTTTCCCGCTCCTGTTCATGAGCTTCTGTTACACCTGCATCATCCGGACGCTCTGCCATGCTCGTGGCTTCGAGCGCAACAAGGCCATCAAGGTGATTCTGGCGGTGGTTGTCGTCTTCCTGGTCTCCCAGGTGCCTTACAACATCGTCCTCTTCTGGACCACGGTCGTCATAGGATCCGGAGGAACAAAGATCTGCAGCTACGACAATAGCCTCTTGTTTGCCACCGACATCACGCAGTACGTTGCCTTCCTGAGGTGCTGCCTGAACCCCTTCGTCTACGCCTTCATCGGCACCAAGTTTCGTCTTGACGTGCTGAAGCTGCTGAAGGACTTTGGCTGCATGAGCCAGGAGAGGTTCTACAGGTACACCTGCGGTCGGAGGAGGAGCTCAGCCGGCCTCGACACAGAGACCACCACCTCCTTCGCTCCTAAGTTTACCCTGCCCTCATCCAAAGACCTCGCGATGGACTAA
- the ccr7 gene encoding C-C chemokine receptor type 7 isoform X2 → MEDLDYSFPSQDYSDFPVVCNKESNRQFRRWFIPVFYTIICLLGVAGNLLVIATVFYFKRLKNMTDVYLLNLSFADLLFALSLPFWAGNSMAEWVLGLFVCKAMHSIYKVSFYSSMFFLSLISVDRYFAIARAVSTHGLRSKAVFVSKVSSTLSWVLALICSLPEMLYTNISNNTCSPFSTTNDQLRVGFQASQIVLGFCFPLLFMSFCYTCIIRTLCHARGFERNKAIKVILAVVVVFLVSQVPYNIVLFWTTVVIGSGGTKICSYDNSLLFATDITQYVAFLRCCLNPFVYAFIGTKFRLDVLKLLKDFGCMSQERFYRYTCGRRRSSAGLDTETTTSFAPKFTLPSSKDLAMD, encoded by the coding sequence ATGGAGGATTTGGATTACTCATTTCCCTCCCAGGATTACTCCGACTTTCCTGTGGTCTGCAACAAGGAGTCAAACCGGCAGTTTCGTCGTTGGTTTATACCCGTCTTCTACACCATCATCTGCTTGCTGGGGGTGGCTGGGAACCTGCTGGTCATCGCCACCGTCTTCTACTTCAAGCGCCTCAAGAACATGACGGATGTCTACCTGCTCAACCTGTCCTTCGCCGACTTGCTCTTCGCCCTCTCGCTCCCCTTCTGGGCGGGGAACTCCATGGCGGAGTGGGTGCTGGGGCTGTTTGTGTGCAAAGCCATGCACAGCATCTACAAGGTCAGCTTCTACAGCAGCATGTTCTTCCTCTCGCTCATCAGCGTCGACCGCTACTTCGCCATCGCCAGGGCCGTCTCCACCCACGGCCTCCGCTCGAAGGCCGTCTTCGTGAGCAAGGTGTCGTCCACTCTCAGCTGGGTTTTGGCGCTGATCTGCTCCCTGCCAGAAATGCTGTACACCAACATCAGCAACAACACCTGCTCTCCGTTCTCCACCACCAACGACCAGCTCCGGGTGGGCTTCCAGGCCAGCCAGATCGTCTTGGGTTTCTGTTTCCCGCTCCTGTTCATGAGCTTCTGTTACACCTGCATCATCCGGACGCTCTGCCATGCTCGTGGCTTCGAGCGCAACAAGGCCATCAAGGTGATTCTGGCGGTGGTTGTCGTCTTCCTGGTCTCCCAGGTGCCTTACAACATCGTCCTCTTCTGGACCACGGTCGTCATAGGATCCGGAGGAACAAAGATCTGCAGCTACGACAATAGCCTCTTGTTTGCCACCGACATCACGCAGTACGTTGCCTTCCTGAGGTGCTGCCTGAACCCCTTCGTCTACGCCTTCATCGGCACCAAGTTTCGTCTTGACGTGCTGAAGCTGCTGAAGGACTTTGGCTGCATGAGCCAGGAGAGGTTCTACAGGTACACCTGCGGTCGGAGGAGGAGCTCAGCCGGCCTCGACACAGAGACCACCACCTCCTTCGCTCCTAAGTTTACCCTGCCCTCATCCAAAGACCTCGCGATGGACTAA